The Glandiceps talaboti chromosome 9, keGlaTala1.1, whole genome shotgun sequence genome window below encodes:
- the LOC144440240 gene encoding uncharacterized protein LOC144440240 — MKPVTLCTVVILVGFAAVRASDIKSLKTDLLVGMRYMTSDVQTVFATQSTLYKASTCKKHIGDAVNVSVILNNNPLWDPNNGVVYFYVVDAESKNETQALCHNHVTGKPAVPYCTVSNWKSSTDLFVYAIAGRVQAISFTMNVIFTPKKMGKRSDVMDQLKPRDPMVRFLPKQNEVVLLKQIAEISIDQPLVYHAGVVLDVSFCPDAGTTSSYKIVSTVFGTDIISSFTQYVCNNPDCSVESPYVINFNGNQLPSNTVTIQTSHQEYSTIYVFVYGWGGELNPATKQIIGHFRYSASVSPVSPGY, encoded by the exons ATGAAGCCTGTTACTTTGTGTACAGTGGTGATATTAGTAG GTTTTGCGGCAGTACGTGCCTCTGATATCAAGTCTCTGAAGACTGATTTATTGGTTGGAATGCGGTATATGACATCTGACGTACAAACAGTGTTTGCTACTCAATCTACTCTGTACAAAGCGAGTACTTGTAAGAAGCACATTGGTGACGCTGTCAATGTCTCTGTTATACTCAACAACAACCCACTTTGGGACCCTAACAACGGTGTTGTTTACTTCTATGTGGTAGATGCTGAGAgtaag aacGAAACCCAAGCCCTTTGTCACAACCACGTAACCGGTAAGCCAgctgtaccatactgtactgtgtcTAATTGGAAATCGTCCACCGACCTGTTTGTGTATGCAATAGCCGGAAGGGTTCAGGCCATATCTTTCACTATGAACGTCATTTTCACACCGAAAAAAATG GGTAAAAGAAGTGACGTCATGGACCAGCTGAAACCACGTGACCCAATGGTTAGATTCCTACCAAAGCAGAATGAAGTTGTCCTTTTGAAGCAGATAGCAGAGATTTCCATTGATCAACCATTAGTGTATCACGCGGGAGTTGTATTAGATGTCTCGTTCTGTCCTGACGCTGGAACCACTTCTTCATACAAGATCGTATCCACTGTCTTCGGTACTGACATCATAAGTTCTTTCACTCAGTATGTCTGTAACAATCCCGACTGTAGCGTAGAAAGTCCCTACGTCATCAATTTCAACGGAAACCAACTGCCCAGCAACACAGTCACCATCCAGACCAGCCACCAGGAATATTCTACCATATATGTGTTCGTGTACGGATGGGGTGGAGAGTTAAACCCAGCCACCAAGCAGATCATCGGCCACTTCCGCTATTCGGCAAGCGTTTCACCAGTTTCCCCAGGCTATTAA
- the LOC144440209 gene encoding uncharacterized protein LOC144440209 has translation MGLKLPIVFFASVLAVGFVTASAYDTKAVNADLLVGLRYMTAEVQTVFATQSTLYKASTCREHIGDAVNISIILNNNPLWDPNNGVVYFYVVDAESKKETDALCHNHVSGKPAVPYCTVSNWKSTSDLFVYAIAGRVQAISFTMNVIFTPKTAGQRTEGVGQLKPRDPNVKFPPKQSGLVYLKQIAMLSYDQPLQYHNGILLNVSFCPDAGTTSSYQIVSTVFGTDITSSFTQYICNDPDCSVESSHVVGFNGNQLPSNTVHIETHHREYSTIYVYVYGWGGEYNPATKEINGHFRYSASVSPVFPGY, from the exons ATGGGGTTGAAACTTCCGATAGTCTTCTTTGCAAGTGTACTGGCTGTTG GTTTTGTAACAGCAAGTGCCTATGACACGAAGGCTGTAAACGCCGATTTATTGGTTGGACTGCGATATATGACAGCAGAAGTACAAACAGTGTTTGCTACTCAATCTACTCTGTACAAAGCGAGTACTTGCAGGGAACATATTGGTGACGCTGTCAATATCTCTATTATACTCAACAACAACCCACTTTGGGACCCTAACAACGGTGTTGTTTACTTCTATGTGGTAGATGCTGAGAGtaag AAGGAAACCGACGCCCTTTGTCACAACCATGTAAGTGGTAAGCCAgctgtaccatactgtactgtgtcTAATTGGAAATCAACCAGTGACCTGTTTGTGTATGCAATAGCCGGGAGGGTCCAGGCCATATCTTTCACTATGAACGTCATTTTTACTCCAAAGACTGCG GGTCAAAGAACTGAAGGAGTGGGCCAGCTGAAACCACGTGATCCAAATGTTAAATTCCCGCCTAAACAAAGTGGATTAGTCTACTTGAAACAGATCGCCATGCTGTCCTATGATCAACCATTACAGTACCACAACGGTATTCTGCTGAATGTATCGTTCTGCCCTGACGCAGGAACCACTTCTTCATACCAGATCGTGTCCACCGTATTCGGTACTGACATCACAAGTTCCTTCACCCAGTACATCTGTAATGATCCCGACTGCAGCGTGGAAAGTTCCCACGTCGTTGGTTTCAACGGGAACCAGCTACCCAGTAATACAGTCCATATCGAGACCCATCATCGGGAATATTCTACCatatatgtgtacgtgtatggaTGGGGTGGCGAGTATAATCCAGCTACTAAGGAGATCAATGGCCACTTCCGCTATTCTGCAAGCGTGTCGCCAGTTTTTCCAGGCTATTAA